AGGTTGCTGATCGCCGACATCGTCTTCCTGGGTGATGACGAGGTCCAGGTGGTGGACGCCGACCGGCGCATGGAGATCGTGCGGCTGGGCCAGGGCGTCGACGAGACCGGCGCGTTCGCCCCGGAGGCGCTGGAGCGGACCTTCGAGGCGCTGCGCGGCTACGCCGAGGCGATCGAGGCGCACGGGATCGAGCTGGGGCCGGACACGGTGCGCATGGTCGCGACCAGCGCGACCCGGGACGCCGGCAACCGCCAGGAGTTCGTGGACGGTGTCCGCGAGATCCTGGGCGTGGAGCCCGAGGTGGTCACCGGTCTGGACGAGGCGGAGCTGTCCTTCGTGGGTGCCACGGCCGAGCTGGAGGCGCAGGCCGCCGACGGCGAGTCCAACGGCGACTTCACCACGCCCTTCCTGGTGGTCGACATCGGCGGCGGCTCCACGGAGTTCGTGCTGGGCGGCGTGGGCGAGGACGAGGACGAGGACCTGGTGCGCGCCTCGCTGTCGGTGAACATCGGCTGCGTGCGGATGACCGAGCGCCACCTGCGCTCCGACCCGCCCACCGAGGAGCAGGTCGAGGCGGCCACGGCCGACATCGACGCCGCCCTGGACGAGGTGGAGAAGGTCGTCCCGCTGCGCGAGGCCGGTTCGGTGGTGTGTGTGGCCGGGACCGCGACCACGGTCGCCGGGATCGCGCTGGACCTGCCCGAGTACGACTCCGAGCGGATCCACCACTCGCGGGTCTCCGGCGAGGACCTGGAGCGGATCACCGGCGAGCTGCTGGGCTCCCGGCACGCGGAGCGCTCGGAGATCGGTGTGATGCACCCGGGCCGCGTGGACGTGATCGGGGCGGGCGCCCTGGTGCTGTCCCGTGTGCTGGCGCGCACCGGCGCCGACCACTTCACCGCGAGCGAGCACGACATCCTCGACGGTGTCGCGTGGAGTCTCATCGCACCGGAGTGATCCGGTAGCGGTCTGGACCGCCCGGGCGTCCGGTCGACGGGGACCCCGCTGAACCGCGGGGCCGGTCGACCGGGGCGGCCCGGGTGATTCTTGTGACCCGGGTGAACCGGAGTAAACCGGTGCTCATCATTGCTTAATCTCCTGGAAAGGGAACTTCGGGCACTCCGGAGGGGCCTTTCGGGGGGGTCGGAGCAGGGCCATCGGGTGAGACGCGTCACCCGTTCGACCCTTGTGAATGCATTCACAACCCATCTGACCTGCGAAAACATCTCTGCTTTGCACGTAGGGATGGTCCGAAGGTGGGCGGATGTGAACCTTCACTGTCGGGAGGTGCTTGTGAAAGAATGCACAAGCAACCTTCAGTCGGGGTAAGAACCACGGCTCAGCGGGACCCGGCGCCAACCGGCGCGGGGCGAACGAAGAACCGTGACAGCCTTCGCGGCCCTTGAGGCAAGGGCGCCACAGATTAACCGTTAGGGCGGAAATGCGATGACCGAGAGCAGGAACTACCGGCTGGTACACGGCGGCGGGGACGAAGCGGAGATCCCGCACATCCTCATCGTCGGCGGCGGTTACCTCGGGATGTACACCGCGAGGCGACTCGAGAAGAAGCTCGGGTCCGGTGAAGCACGCATCACCGTCATCGACCCGAACTCCTACATGACCTACCAGCCCTTCCTGCCCGAGGCCGCCGCCGGCAACATCTCGCCGCGCAACGTCGTGGTCCCGCTGCGGAAGGTCTTCGACCGGGTCCGCGTGCTGGGCGGCCGCGTCGTACGCATCGACCACGCCGACAACACGGTCCGCTACGAGCCCAACGTGGGTGAGCCGGAGACCCTCCACTACGACTACCTCGTGATGGCGGCGGGCGCGGTCTCGCGCACCCTGCCCATCCCGGGCCTGGCCGAGTGGGGCATCGGTATCAAGACCGTCGAAGAGGCGGCCTACCTGCGCAACCACGTGCTCAACCAGCTCACCATCGCCGACTCCACCGACGAC
This DNA window, taken from Nocardiopsis exhalans, encodes the following:
- a CDS encoding Ppx/GppA phosphatase family protein; this translates as MTGVAAIDCGTNSIRLLIADIVFLGDDEVQVVDADRRMEIVRLGQGVDETGAFAPEALERTFEALRGYAEAIEAHGIELGPDTVRMVATSATRDAGNRQEFVDGVREILGVEPEVVTGLDEAELSFVGATAELEAQAADGESNGDFTTPFLVVDIGGGSTEFVLGGVGEDEDEDLVRASLSVNIGCVRMTERHLRSDPPTEEQVEAATADIDAALDEVEKVVPLREAGSVVCVAGTATTVAGIALDLPEYDSERIHHSRVSGEDLERITGELLGSRHAERSEIGVMHPGRVDVIGAGALVLSRVLARTGADHFTASEHDILDGVAWSLIAPE